Proteins encoded by one window of Paraburkholderia terrae:
- a CDS encoding aldo/keto reductase, whose amino-acid sequence MSIKDKLPAGTQLGFGAAPLGNMFRNIPEEEALATVKAAWDQGVRYFDTAPLYGAGLSEIRLGDALSDRRRDDYVLSTKVGRVILDEIEDVSARDLGEKGDVFAFGRPNKIVNDYSADATLRSIEDSLTRLKTDRLDIVWVHDVAQDFYGDEWLAMFESARKGAFRVLNRLRDEGVIKAWGLGVNRVEPCELLLDLSEVKPDGFLLAGRYSLLDHERALQRLLPAAAAKNVEIVVGGPYSSGVLAGGAHFEYQKASPEILAKVERIKAIAARHNVSVKAAALQFVLANPVVAAVIPGASKPERIAEDHAAVKEAIPADFWRELREQGLVAANAPLPVKA is encoded by the coding sequence ATGAGCATCAAGGACAAACTGCCGGCCGGCACGCAGCTGGGTTTTGGCGCTGCGCCGCTGGGCAACATGTTTCGCAACATCCCCGAGGAAGAAGCGCTGGCAACCGTGAAGGCAGCGTGGGATCAAGGCGTGCGTTATTTCGACACGGCCCCGCTGTACGGCGCCGGCCTCTCGGAAATCCGGCTTGGCGATGCGCTTTCCGACCGCAGGCGCGACGACTACGTGCTGAGCACGAAAGTAGGCCGCGTGATTCTCGACGAAATCGAGGATGTCAGCGCGCGCGATCTCGGCGAGAAGGGGGATGTGTTCGCCTTTGGCCGTCCGAACAAGATCGTCAACGACTACTCGGCCGACGCGACGCTGCGCTCGATCGAAGACAGCCTGACGCGCCTGAAGACGGATCGTCTGGACATCGTCTGGGTACACGACGTCGCGCAGGACTTCTACGGCGACGAATGGCTCGCCATGTTCGAATCGGCACGCAAGGGCGCGTTCCGTGTGCTGAACCGTCTGCGCGACGAAGGCGTGATCAAGGCGTGGGGGCTGGGTGTCAACCGCGTCGAGCCGTGCGAACTGCTGCTCGATCTCTCGGAAGTGAAACCGGATGGCTTCCTGCTCGCAGGCCGCTATTCGTTGCTCGATCACGAGCGTGCATTGCAGCGGCTGCTGCCGGCCGCTGCCGCGAAAAACGTGGAGATTGTCGTCGGCGGTCCGTATAGCTCGGGCGTGCTCGCGGGCGGCGCACACTTCGAATACCAGAAGGCGTCGCCTGAGATTCTCGCGAAGGTCGAACGTATCAAGGCGATCGCCGCGCGTCACAACGTGAGCGTCAAGGCCGCCGCGCTGCAGTTCGTGCTGGCCAATCCGGTTGTCGCCGCAGTGATCCCCGGCGCGAGCAAGCCGGAGCGCATCGCGGAAGACCACGCTGCCGTCAAGGAAGCGATTCCCGCAGACTTCTGGCGCGAGTTGCGCGAGCAAGGTCTGGTCGCCGCCAATGCACCGCTGCCCGTCAAGGCTTAA
- a CDS encoding LysR family transcriptional regulator: MTPPLNSIISRLHLKQLRLLIALGDHGSLLKAAQQVALTQPGASKALQEIETTFGTPLFNRTNRGLEPNEAGRCVIRYARLIHTDLSHMREEIVGIMRGQGGRVAVGVIMGAVPLLTDAISSLIARNPEISVEIVEDTSATLLSQIDEGRLDLAICRTTISQTPQHYETTRLQGETLAVVANVQHPLRRAKKVRLQDVAEYRWVVYRANMPMRLLLEREFREADLRFPMHLLETTSAFATLALLQSNPSFVALVSIDVAQFFASHEMTCILQLHLASRSEPYELVTRKGAQLSPGARQLIEELNAKHGGEA, translated from the coding sequence ATGACACCGCCGCTCAATTCCATCATTTCCCGCCTGCATCTGAAGCAACTGCGACTCCTGATCGCCCTCGGGGATCACGGGTCGTTGCTGAAGGCGGCGCAGCAGGTCGCGCTCACGCAGCCGGGCGCCAGCAAGGCCTTGCAGGAAATCGAAACGACATTCGGGACACCGCTGTTCAATCGCACGAACCGGGGACTCGAGCCCAACGAAGCGGGACGCTGCGTGATTCGCTACGCACGCCTGATCCACACCGATCTGTCGCACATGCGTGAAGAGATCGTCGGGATCATGCGCGGCCAGGGCGGCCGTGTGGCGGTCGGTGTGATCATGGGCGCCGTGCCGCTGCTCACCGATGCGATCAGTTCGCTGATCGCGCGAAACCCCGAAATCTCGGTCGAAATCGTCGAAGACACGAGCGCAACATTGCTCAGCCAGATCGACGAAGGCCGGCTGGATCTGGCGATCTGTCGCACGACGATCAGTCAGACGCCGCAGCACTACGAAACCACGCGGCTGCAGGGGGAAACGCTCGCAGTCGTGGCCAATGTGCAGCATCCGCTGCGGCGCGCGAAGAAGGTCAGGCTTCAGGACGTCGCGGAATACCGCTGGGTGGTGTATCGCGCGAACATGCCGATGCGGCTATTGCTGGAGCGCGAGTTTCGCGAAGCCGATCTTCGCTTCCCCATGCATCTGCTCGAAACGACGTCTGCATTCGCCACGCTCGCGCTGCTGCAGAGCAATCCGTCGTTCGTCGCGCTGGTGTCGATCGACGTCGCGCAGTTTTTCGCCAGTCACGAGATGACGTGCATCCTTCAGCTGCATCTTGCTTCGCGTAGCGAGCCTTATGAACTCGTCACCCGAAAAGGCGCGCAGCTCTCGCCCGGCGCGCGACAGCTGATCGAGGAGCTGAACGCCAAACATGGCGGCGAAGCGTAA
- a CDS encoding LysR family transcriptional regulator, protein MLDIRQLHYFVAVAEEEHVGRAAEKLHISQSPLSRQIAQLEENLGLTLFERSQQRIRLTTDGRTFLAETQAFLTHAKRLESLARRLGRGDEGGLCIGYLENAMHSGVLPRALRQLRAQKPDVHIALYSYRSADQLTGLRQRSLDIALVCEPLSSDDPDLESALVLDDPMLLAIPEDHPLANASRFTPDDLAAQKWIAVMYEEGALRHDNFIAACAKAGFTPDIAMEATEPLAALGLVAAGLGVTMIQQSLRRHAPAGVVLHELSWFSYRTALWAAWHRVNLRPLVEHFRKTLLHSSAVPPMSSIHKRHSDDLRSDA, encoded by the coding sequence ATGCTAGATATCCGTCAACTGCATTATTTCGTCGCGGTCGCCGAAGAGGAGCACGTCGGGCGCGCCGCCGAGAAGCTGCATATCTCGCAGTCGCCGTTGAGCCGCCAGATCGCCCAGCTCGAGGAAAATCTCGGTCTTACACTATTCGAACGTTCGCAGCAGCGGATCCGGCTGACTACCGATGGGCGCACCTTTCTCGCGGAAACGCAGGCGTTCCTCACGCACGCAAAACGGCTGGAATCGTTGGCGCGGCGTCTTGGGCGCGGCGACGAAGGGGGGCTGTGCATCGGCTATCTGGAGAACGCGATGCACTCCGGCGTGTTGCCTCGCGCGCTGCGGCAACTGCGCGCGCAGAAGCCCGACGTACACATCGCCCTTTACAGCTACCGGTCGGCCGATCAGCTAACCGGCTTGCGTCAGCGCAGCCTCGATATCGCGCTCGTTTGCGAGCCGCTATCGTCCGACGACCCGGACCTCGAATCAGCGCTGGTGCTCGACGATCCCATGCTGCTCGCGATTCCCGAGGACCATCCGCTGGCGAACGCGTCGCGCTTCACACCGGACGATCTGGCGGCGCAGAAGTGGATTGCTGTGATGTACGAAGAAGGCGCGCTGCGCCACGATAATTTCATTGCAGCATGCGCGAAAGCCGGGTTCACACCCGATATCGCGATGGAAGCCACCGAGCCGCTGGCTGCACTCGGTCTCGTCGCGGCGGGTCTCGGCGTCACGATGATCCAGCAAAGCCTGCGGCGCCATGCGCCCGCTGGCGTGGTGCTGCATGAACTGTCGTGGTTCAGTTATCGGACGGCGCTATGGGCGGCGTGGCATCGGGTCAACCTGAGACCACTGGTAGAGCATTTCCGCAAGACGCTGCTGCATTCAAGCGCGGTGCCGCCAATGTCTTCAATACATAAGCGGCATAGCGACGACTTGCGCAGTGACGCGTGA
- a CDS encoding MFS transporter, producing the protein MDRTRYRWRICALLFFATTINYLDRQVLGLLKPELAMRFNWTETEYSYMVVVFTACYAIGLILSGKLVDKYGVKLGYGICVLVWSIAACGHSLVRNTLGFSFMRALLGLAESGNFPAAVKAVSEWFPRREQALAVGILTSGTSIGAVAAPALVPWLAASYGWQAAFLVTGLTGFVWLGFWYLMYYAPQKHKTISVEELKYINENRAGDDDKGPSVNWISLLKIRPTWAFVMGKLLTDPIWWFMLFWLPSYFSSRYHLDLKNLGLPLVVVYVATSIGSISGGWLSSRLIARGWDVTRARQITMLGLAFLVVPIAFSPWIDNMWAMVGLLSLAAAAHQGWSANLFTTASDMFPKRLVGSIVGMGGMAGAIGGTVFPLFVGALLDHFKALGNVNAGYNILFAICGSAYVIAWTIMRLIRSSNPRTDLGFMPGDSVT; encoded by the coding sequence ATGGATCGAACAAGATATCGGTGGCGTATTTGCGCCTTGCTTTTTTTCGCAACGACGATCAATTACCTTGACCGGCAAGTCCTCGGCCTGTTGAAGCCCGAACTCGCGATGCGTTTCAACTGGACCGAAACCGAATATAGCTACATGGTGGTGGTGTTTACCGCCTGCTATGCGATCGGCTTGATCCTCTCCGGAAAACTGGTCGACAAGTACGGCGTGAAGCTGGGTTACGGGATATGCGTGCTTGTCTGGAGCATTGCCGCCTGCGGACATTCTCTCGTGCGCAACACGCTTGGATTTTCTTTCATGCGTGCGCTGCTCGGCCTGGCGGAATCGGGAAATTTTCCGGCAGCTGTCAAGGCGGTTTCCGAATGGTTTCCGAGAAGAGAACAGGCGCTGGCGGTTGGTATCCTGACTTCCGGCACCAGCATCGGTGCGGTGGCCGCGCCGGCGCTGGTGCCTTGGCTCGCTGCGTCCTACGGATGGCAAGCCGCATTTCTCGTCACGGGGTTGACAGGGTTCGTCTGGCTAGGCTTCTGGTATTTGATGTATTACGCGCCACAAAAGCACAAGACGATCTCAGTGGAAGAGTTGAAATACATCAACGAGAATCGAGCCGGGGATGACGACAAGGGACCATCTGTGAACTGGATTTCGCTGTTGAAGATTCGGCCCACGTGGGCATTTGTCATGGGCAAGCTGCTGACAGACCCGATATGGTGGTTCATGCTGTTCTGGCTCCCTTCTTATTTTTCTTCCCGATACCATCTTGATCTTAAGAATCTAGGGTTGCCGCTGGTGGTCGTTTATGTAGCGACCTCGATTGGCAGTATCTCGGGCGGGTGGCTATCGTCGCGCCTGATCGCTCGCGGATGGGATGTCACTCGCGCACGTCAGATCACCATGCTTGGATTGGCGTTCCTCGTGGTACCCATAGCGTTTTCGCCCTGGATCGACAACATGTGGGCAATGGTTGGACTTCTCAGCCTTGCCGCCGCAGCACACCAGGGCTGGTCTGCGAATCTGTTCACGACCGCGTCGGACATGTTCCCGAAGAGGCTCGTGGGATCGATTGTCGGAATGGGAGGCATGGCTGGCGCAATTGGTGGAACTGTCTTTCCCTTGTTCGTCGGTGCGCTCCTTGATCACTTCAAGGCTCTCGGAAACGTCAATGCGGGCTACAACATATTGTTTGCGATATGTGGGTCGGCATACGTGATCGCATGGACTATCATGCGCCTGATTCGGTCTTCGAATCCGCGAACGGACCTTGGGTTCATGCCAGGCGATTCGGTGACTTGA
- a CDS encoding SRPBCC family protein — translation MAQANASIRIPVSPDKVWQLIGGFDSLPDWLPYIPSSELSEGGRVRRLATPAGDVIVERLEAFDNRARSYTYSILEAPFPVTGYRSTLQVRESEEAGASLVDWSGEFTPTGVSDDEASRLFEGIYRDGLRALAASFADKGIA, via the coding sequence ATGGCCCAAGCCAATGCGTCGATCCGCATTCCCGTTTCGCCCGACAAGGTGTGGCAACTGATCGGCGGCTTCGACTCGCTGCCGGACTGGCTGCCCTACATTCCGTCGAGCGAATTGAGCGAAGGCGGACGTGTGCGGCGTCTTGCCACGCCGGCCGGGGATGTGATCGTCGAGCGTCTGGAAGCCTTCGACAACCGCGCGCGCAGCTATACCTATTCGATTCTCGAAGCGCCGTTTCCCGTCACGGGCTATCGCTCGACGCTGCAGGTGCGTGAGAGCGAAGAGGCGGGTGCATCGCTGGTCGACTGGAGCGGTGAGTTCACGCCGACCGGTGTGAGCGACGACGAAGCATCGAGGCTTTTCGAAGGTATCTATCGCGACGGTCTGCGCGCGCTGGCGGCATCGTTCGCCGACAAAGGCATCGCGTAA